The nucleotide sequence TTTCTAATCAATTATCGGCTGTAACGCAACTCTCTCACTATAGTAATTCCCATTTTTGTGCTCTATTTGTAGATACGGCTGCTATGGATCCAATTTTCTTCTCGCCAACGAATGGAATACCGTCAGAGAGTAAACTCGCCACTTATATGGTAAGCTAACTTCCCATTCCCTCAATTAGCTCTTATCAGAGTCCCTCCAAAATAAGAAACTCACGAAAACAGGGCGATAAGAGTTGAGGGGAGATTATGATAACACCACTGCCCATCGAAAACCACCCACTGAAAGCAGCTGTTGGCCCCCAAATTAACAGCTGGCCACGTTTGCTCaagtatttttaattatgctttatttgttttcactCAATTTACTCGAACCATTTCAGTTTCAACGCTCAGTCGCTCATAATATACACTTGACCGActttttcggttttattttttttttttcaattttatttttgggtccACTGACACACAAAGTGCCATATAAGTCGTATATGCAAgttaaatatcaatttttgtttatgcATGGATTTTGAATTCTCTCTGGGGTGGCAAAAACTGggcgtacatacatacatatatgtttggCGAATCTTAAACAGCTCGGCAATTATtaactataaaatattaatgtgcCAGCCGCATAATTGCCATGGAATCGTGCTAATGGAAAAGTATACGGAATATAATGGCATTAAGTGGCATATTTGTCGCTCAATTCATTTTTACAATGCGAAGATCAGCAAATCGAATGGAGCAATTCAATGGCAATGTCATGCAACCAAGACAGGCGTTAAACATTTTAGTTTAAGATCCGAATAATTAGTTACTTAATACGTACAACAATGTCTGATATATGAAGTTGTGCTATTCAGATAAGATAAAAATGGCATAGACTAGACAAAAACACTCTGGTTGAATCAGTAGTATTTTTAGCAAACTGCACTCAAACAAGAAATCAAAGATATTTCAAGCAATCCTCCTTGAAAACCCCACTcatatttgtaatttgtaagatccaattattatttgctCTACTATCTTTAATTTGAACTCCCACTACAACtgaatttttcacttttttcttTGTATCTCTCCGAATTTCAATCTATCCGTCTACTCCGATTTTTGGTCTCTCATCCCAGAATCGACAGAATGTCGCCACACCGAGCGGTTATGGGCTGAATAACGGGTTCTCACTACTTAATTTGGATTCGCCCCTAAATAAAAAGTCCCAGGTAAAGCCGTAAATATCTGGTTCCCCATCCCATTGTTCTCCGTGACATCCATGAACTGTGTTAGACTAGTGAATGCTTCCGTAGAGGTCTATACCCCTTATTAGCCCCTTAGCATAGTAGTTAGTTTAGTTACGATCCCATCCTAAAAAGTGTACAAAAGTGTCTTACTGTGTGTTATTTACAGGAGTGTTTCAATTTTCGATTCGGCAACCCCTTAAATTGACTCCTGCCGAATAAGAAAATCGAAACAATCGCATGAAAATCGTGGCTAATAACTCTCATTTAATGAATTTCCCATCCCAGGTCACGCCGCAGTCGCCCGAGTTCATTCCAACGCGCCTTGGCTCGACGCCCAACTTCTATGCACCATATCACAACGCGCCCATGCAATTAAGTAATGGGCTCAATGGCGTCAATGGGTTAacagccgccgcagcagcagcagcagcagccgccgccgccgccgcagcagcagttcCCTCCTCCACGTCATCGGCGTCCTCCGCCTCGGTGACCATCAGCAAAACGGCCAACGGTGGCGCCTCCATGCTCGCCCTGCAAAAGACCGCATCCATCGCCTCTGTAACCATCgcacaacagcagccacagcatccacagaaacagcaacagcatccgCCGTCGGTGGGCGGAGGAGCTGTGTCCGCCGCCTCCGCCCCCATTGCCATTAGTGGCGCTCCACCGAATCCCGCCGCAGCTCCGTTCGTCAGCAGCATGTCCGCTCAGACGCCGCTCAAGGGGAGGGGCGCCATGATGCGCCAGGAATCACCAACGGCAGCCATGATTTCGGGCGCAGGGCCAGGTGAGAAGTCGCCACCGCACGGGATGACGCCGCACGGAGCATCGCCCATACCATCAGCGCTGCCCACCAGCGTGCACCAGGTGGGTTAAATCAAACTGCCTGCTTTATGTACTCCCTAATTATCctttaataattcttttaCAGGAGAACGTAGGCGGCACCATATACTTCTATCCGACTGCCAACGCACAGAACAGCCAGCCCGTCGTCAATTCCATGGTGGTGGATGGAACGCATCCGGCTCTCCATGGCGTGAGTGCTGTGGCGCCGATGAGTGCGGGCGTTCCGGCGGCCATGATGTACACGGGGCATGTGTATCCGGGACCGTCCTCCAACGTGGTCACCATGCAGCCAAAGACGCTGCTGGAGTCGGCCTTCTTTATGCCCGACGAGATGCGCGCCGAAGTCCTCGCCCGCAACGAGATCTCTAACCTGATCATGGACGCAGCGGAGGCTGCGCAGCACGCTCTACCGCTGGAGGTGGAGAACTACCATGCCCTGTATCCACTGGAACCGCCGGCGCAGCCGTTGCACGCCAAGCTCACGTTCCCCGCCACCACTTATAGGGCCACGCACAACACGACGGGCTACAAGTACTGCCTGCGAAGAATACATGGTGGGTAGATGTTACTCCTTTCTCGATTGTACATtagtaaacattttaattgtactTTTAGGTTTCCGCCTGCAGTCGACCAAGTGCATGACGCTGGTGGAGATGTGGAAGAAGCTGCAGCACACGAATGTGGTACAACTGCGTGAGGTGTTCACGACGAAAGCATTTGGTGATAACTGTAAGTGGGGAAAGGTCTTTGGAACCATTAGCTATTAGCTATAAGTGTGTGTTTAATGCTGCTCCTGGACATTAAGGATGTTGTCACCTGTATAATACTGGGGTATTGTTAGAAGGTTAATACACTATATTTAGAGTACATTAAACTGATAGGATTGCCAAGTTTGCAAGGAATGTATTGTATACATGTCATGCATGGCGGAATGTTGCGATTACTGCTCCTATTTATAGCTCTGCACTTCAAATTGGGTAATCTTAACTAGTCAGtgaatatttattacaaatCGTTAGTCACTGATAAAAAGAAAGTTAAAAGTTAACCTTGATTCTTTTGCAATATTATGGCTTCACTTAGTCTGAAGATGAAGTAGGGTATTTTAGGTAAATTCAAACCTACTAGTTACCATGTCAATAATTTTTATCGGGCACCTACAGCTTTAGTATTAGTGTACGACTATCATCCCGGCTCACAAACATTACTGGCCAAATACTTCACTCCGGCGCCAGAGACCAACGGGTACACTGATCCATTCCAAGGCGAGGCCCGCCCCTTCAGGTTCGTTTTTCTTTGACCATGATCATATTGTTGCtcaaattattaattatttacttattgcaGTCATAAGAGTAACATGCAGCGAACGAGCAATGGACCGCTGCTACCGGAGGCCACCATCTGGTCGATCATCATGCAGCTGACCGCCGGCTTAAAAGCCATCCACCATGCCGGTCTTGCCTGCAAGTATGTAACACCCCGCTTGTTATACAGCCAGAGTCTAATTGATCATTCATCTTAGGGTTCTGGATCCCACAAAGATTATAGTGACGGGCAAGCGTGTACGGTTTAGCTCATGCTGCATTTCGGATATAACGCAATTCGATCCGAATGCATCCAATCCCTTGGCGCTGGTTAATATGCATCAGCAGGTAAGATAGTTTTTTCTACTTTCCTGTATAACTAATACTAATTACATTGGTTCGCATGTCTTTAGGACGATCTGACCGCTTTGGGTCGCTTAGTATTAGCTTTGGCCTGCCGCTGTCTTCAATCCGTGCAACGCGACAATGTCCAGTCCAGCATCGATATGGTCACGCGAAACTACTCCACCGATCTGCGAAACTTTATTGTGTATGTATAATCTGGTATAGGTACTCAACTGACGAAATAACCCGTGTGATTTTCAGTTACCTCTTCACCACCAATAATCGTCGCTCCGTGACCGACCTGATGCCGATGATTGGTGCCCGCTTCTATACGCAACTGGATGCACTGCAGAGCAAAATTGATATGCAGGAGGACGAGTTGGCCAAGGAGATGGAGAACGGGCGGTTATATCGCATTTTGGTCAAACTTAATAGCATCAACGAGCGACCCGAGTAAGTTTGCAAATTAATGCACATAAGCTTAAAATACAATCTTCATATCAATGCATTCATTTACAGCTTTAATCTGGACTGCACTTGGTCTGAGACTGGTGATAGATACATGTTGAAATTATTCCGTGATTATTTGTTCCATTCCGTCACTGAGGATGGCCGGCCCTGGCTAGATCACGCACACATTGTACAATGCCTCAACAAGCTGGATGCTGGCTCCATAGAGCGCGTAAGTAAAGTCGGAAAAGGTCGGCCAGCTGGTTCGGAGGTCTCACAAAGCTAACTTGGCCCACATTTGCAGGTGCAACTGATGTCCCGCGACGAGCAATCGGTACTCATCGTCTCCTATGCTGAACTCAAGAATTGTCTGGAGAACGCCTTCTCCGAACTGATGTCAAGTGCGGCCAACTGAGCAACCCGAGggtaaaagaaaaacagaaaacacgCGCAGCTCACTTAGCCACCATCCGCACGACCACAAAACGACTACGATAAAGGATTAGATACTAAGCAAAACATTCATTACGACTAAGACATTTTGAGAACCATAAACAAGTAAAATACGAAGATGTTTATTGTTAAGCCAAACCGAAAAAGGAacttaaaagaaaaaaaaaaagtgaaaaccgATATCCAATGTTATGTTAGCTCTTAACTAAATTTTAGGCATttaaaacaatacaaaaagaaacaaccgcaaccacaaaaaataaaccaaCAACTTTTTGAAACCGAAAtctctccaaaagaaaaaagcaaaaacacaaaaaaatgcaaacattacaaaaaaaaaaacaagaaaaacgaactaaaagcaaaaaaatttgaaaaatttgttaaaaaatgcaaaaaatacataaaaaaaaaaggaaaaaagaaatcaCGAAAAAGAGCCGAGAAAACATGGATCTATTTTTACAGAGCTAAGAGAGGATGaaagtatttataaatatgtattaaaaatcgaaagaaaaaaattgtaaaattttgcAACAATAAATAACTGTAATGACAAACAATGGCAACAGTGCAGCAAATCgttgagcaacaacaaaaaaagataAATTCAATGCAGAGTAGATGGATAAGGATAAAGATTATGAGAAACGTAGAGAAACTAAGAAAGTGAACAACAAGGAACCACATCAAATGTTTATAAAGCATGTCTGACAATGATCGCCTGCCTCTTCTCCCCTAcagtaaacaaaaaatacatgGAAAAGAAGTTACGAAACCGAAAACAATTGGATAGGAACGAAAAGCGAAAGGCGCAGACGAGCTAGAACGACAGCCGAtaacgttttttatttttcaaactgtattttttatagcaaaatattttaaaatggaaaaacacaaattttctaaatacaatttaaaatgtttacaaaaaccaaaaacaaaacgagaTGAGAAACTATGTATTtgtaaagaaaatgtaaatgttggTTCATGGAACATGCAAAGCGACGCACAGCGCGACTCTAGAAAGTAGCTCAACGAGATACTCAAATCTTAatgaaaaactgaaactgaaaactcgaaaaaaaaacctgtaaccgaaacgaaacgaaaccgAGACCGCAACTAAAATCGAGAAGAAATTGTCTAGGCCAATAGCgtgatatgtacatacatccATTTTGAAAGAGTCTGCGACACGCAATATCTACATTCGAACCATTTGTGTTGGTCCATATTAAGATACGCTCTCACATGGCGAtcatatgtgtacatatgtgtattgCCACGCACGCGCTGAACATCCGAGTACAATATTTTGCTAATGAAAGTCTGTCTCTAGTTGTAAAACTCCTACCCGCTATATTCCAATCCTTCAATCCAAAAGTCGCGTTGCGCCTGCGCGGCCGCATATCTCCCAACCGATGATAGAAAGTCGATCGATCCGATCTAAATTGAAACAGAACGACAGATCGGGGTTACTGAAAGGCTTCAACTACTCCGCACcaccaacagataccagataccaAATCACACGATAAAGAAAAGCAAGGaacttttaaaatacatattaagTACGATTTCATTTCAAGACTCGTAACAACTGCATATAGATATCATTTTTTGTTGCAACGAAATGACGATGATGGAGAGTAAGAAATCTAAAGGATCCAATTTTACAGAGTCCGCTCACAATTCAGCTaagcaaaacttttcaattttggcAATTCTATCCTAAgtgttataaaaaaaaaagaaaaaaaaatatgcaaatcagTAGATGGTTCGTTTACCAGCTTAGTGTGATTTATACTTATTTTGTACTTGTTTACAACTCGATTTATCTAGATCTGTTTAGATGGTTTATGCACTTCACTTTCACtcaaattttacaatatttttctTGATTGCGTACACTTTTGTACTTTTTTATCTCTCTTTCCGTTTGTCAAGATTACGGCgtactttattttttaaattattgtgTACATCAACGTAAGactaattatttaattgaaacgaaaaacaaaatgtataaaaCTTTTTgagaaaaccaataaaaaaaataataaaatttttaaatatactaTGTTTTATTCTTGCTCGACAGCACGGCTTTTCCTGTCCAAGAATTTATAATCAAGCTCATATTTGTGATCATCGACTGGATGAGGAATGGAATTGAATATAAGAGTTACATCCTatatgcaataaaattaactaaattatgCGCAGGCGCATGGAGAGCGAACCATCGGAACATTCATATCACCACAGGGCGGATTTTAAACAACGCGCTCACAAAATCCCTTATCAAGGGTGAGTTCTGTTTCAGCCCAAAAGAGAGCAACAGTTTTTAGCGCGAACTGACCGAGCCGGTGTGCATATAATTCCCAACGTGTTAAAGCAGTCACTGAATAGAGTAGCTgataaaaattgttgaaagGCACTCTGGTTTCTCTTCAATTGTCGAATAAATCTTTCGCCTTTTACTAAAGATTTCCGTGGAGAGGAACACTCTAATGAGtctaaaataatttttagtaGTGCCCTGTCGCAAGACTGgggccataaaaaataaatttaaaataatattagaATTGTAATGGAACGCATTAAAACTACTTCTTGTATGTTTTTAacgtttgtttttattttaactacGTAATTACAACTCTATAATAcaaaattattgttaaagttgAAAGTGTACAATTTTCTCCTGTGCCTGTTTGTATTATTCAGATTGGGAATGACATGGGAGGGGAGCTGAGGCAAAAGCATCTGTTTTGAAGAGTAAAACTGTTTCGCTTGTTTTTCAAATTCGTTCAAATTTCGATTGATAGTGACTTCTTAGGCCGATTTCTTGTTGGTTGGTCTCTTATGATTATCACAGTTTGCTATACGGAAGTTTCGGGCATCTTCCATATAAACTTTTTTGTTACGAGTCATACGGAAATGCGAAAGTTAATTGTGCGCCTCTCAGAAAGTAGTTGTTCAGGATTTTTGGGTTCATCATTCTCATCTTTGTTGTGGGTGCGAATTGGTAACTAAGACATAAAAACTACTTACAGCACTAGCTAGACCTATATTTAGTGTAAAAAAATTCAGCCGAAATTTAGCAAGTTGTCGAGTATTTTTCGTAGTTAGTTGCGGAATGGGGACGGCGGCAGCAAAAGAGTTTCGTGGCAGTTTCGCATTACAACTAAATCTAGGGCATCGATTCCATAATATTAACAAGTCCATCCGAAGATGGAGGTCTTAGGCTGGCGCCTCCGTGGGCGTGTGGCATCCCTCGACGTTCTCGGGCCAGTCGCAGACGTTCTCCTGCGGATTGAAGACCAGGTTGGCGGGACAGGGCATGTGGTGTTTCCGCTCGCCCTCGCACATGTAGTAGTGGGTGCAGTCGGCCCAATCCTTATGGTAGCTGATGTGTCCGTCCTCTTCGGCGCAGGTCACATCATGAGCTGATCAAAATGATGGGTATATATTCAAAGTTCCATGGCTAAGCCGTTCTAGCAACTTACGATCTTTGGTGGTGTATGCTCCTCGTGGGCCATGGGATTCATAAGGACCATCGTATTCCAACTCCACCTTGTAGTCCTTCAGCTCGTCGTTCAAGGCAGTCAGAAGTGGGTACTTACCACTGCCGCAGCGACCGGAGAAGTCATCCATGTCGATGGACCACACCATGATGCCTCCAAAGCCCTGCTCCTTCAGCCATTCCGTCTGTTGATGAAGAACGAATTGTGTAAGTAACGCGTTATCCACGACTTATTGAGTAGTTGTCCCAACTCACCTTGGTCTTGAGAGAACGCTCATCATCGAAGCCCACCCACTGGTTGCCGCGGTAAGCGAAGGGCACCTGCTGCTCCGAGTCCCAAACTAGGGTGGTGTTGTCTGCCGCCAGGAAGGAGCAGACCTCGTAGTAGCTGAGGAACCCGGCCTCGTTGGTGAACTTGCCCGCCTTGCCACCGCCGGACGAGGGGGATCCAATATCGAATTGAGTGTCATTGACAAGCTCGAAACTGCGTCCATAGGTGGGCATGCCGATAAGCAGCTTTTCCTTGGGAGCACCCTGTTTCACCCACTCCCTCGCGCTGTAATCAACGGTCAGTTTCTTCTGGTAACCGGTAGCCGATTCCAATGCAAACAGAGGCGAATTGTGTCCCACTGTGCGTTCCCACTGTCCGTGGAAGTCATAGGTCATCACGTTAATGAAGTCCAGGTACTTCGAGATCTCTGGAACATCGTAGCCAGCGGCGATGGCCTCGAAGGAGGCGGGTACAGCGGCAGTGAGCAGTAGGCGTGGCAGTCCAGAGGACTTGGCCTCACCCTCAAAAGCCACTCGCAATTCCTTTAGCAGACTGACGTAGGCCACACGATCTTCAGCACCACGAGGATACTCCCAATCCACATCCAAGCCGTTGAACTTATAGTCGCGCAGAAAGTCGATGGCCTCGTAAACGAACTGATTCATACGGAACACATTCGAGGTGAGCTCTTTGAAGGGAGTGGAACCAAAGGCCCACCCTCCGATGGCCAAAAGGATCTGCAGATCGGGATTATTGTCACGCAAGGCAATTACACTCTCATAATTCTCGGGATCATCATCGGTGGCCTCTGTTAGCTTGTAGTCCTGAAGAGTGGCGAAGGCATACACGATGTGGGTGCACAGCTTGGGATCGATGTTCTCCGGCTGGAATTTACCGGCTCCAGGTCGCTTGGCCGACCAGCTGGTCAGATAACAGAACACCTGGGCAGGACGAGCTGAAGAAAGTTGGGGAAGAATTTATAGATTGAACTTTTCATATCGGCATATATTGACACTCACTGTTTGAGGCGACAGCATTTGCTCCAGACTTGATGCGCTGCTTCTTCTGTACCTGTGGCTTTCGCACCTTGTTGAGAATCTCATCCACAGATATCTTAATGGGTTCTGGTTTCTGTAAGAAGCAACGTTAGGGATTAGAAACTGTTTGAACCGTCATAGCTGGTAAACAAACCTCTTCGATATCCTCAAATGTGGCCGCAACGGCGGTCCAGTTAACATCCTTGGCCTCCTTTCCTCGGGAAATGCCCAGGAGTTCCTCCCGCATAGCTCCAATCAGGGGATACTTGACATTGCCACCGCACACCTCTCCCTTAAAGTCGTCCATGTCGATGGTCCAGACCATGGCACCACCGAAGCCATTCGACTTGATCCAGTGCATCTTGTTCCTAATGGCGCGCTCATCATCGAAGCCAACCCACTGGTCTCCATCAACAAGATAGGGAACCTTCATTTCGTCATCCCACACATAAACAGCGCCATTCAGCAGCATTTCGCAGATCTCGTAGTAGGCCAAGAAACCACCTTCCTTGGTGTAGACACCTTCGCGTCCACCCCCCGATGCGGGGGCATTGGGACCATGCTTATCCGGATTAGCCAAAGTGAAGGAGCGTCCATAGGTCGGCATTCCAATGACCAGTTTCTCCTTGGGAGCGCCCATCTTAACCCATAAACTGGCGGCATTGTCAACGGACAGTTGTTTGCGCCACTCCGAATCGGTGGAGGGAGCATAAAGTGGGGCATTGTGTCCAGTCTCGCGTTCCCACTTTCCGTGGAAATCGTAGGCCATCAGATTGATAAAATCCAGATAACTGGCGATGGCAGGCACATCATATCCACCACGGATATTGTCGGGACCCACTGGCACGGCGGCGGAAAGCAAGAGACGGGGCTTCTTCAGTTCCTGGGCCTCAGCTTCAAAGGCTTCGCGCAGTTCCTTCAGCAGCAGAACGAAGTTCTTCTTGTCATCGGAACCCTTGGGGTATTCCCAATCCATATCCAGACCATCGAAGCCGCGCTTGCGCAGGAAAGGAATGGCCGAGTAGACAAAGGTCTGGCGGGTGTATCGCGTGGAGGACATGTCCTTGAATTTCTGGGTGCCAAAGGACCAGCCTCCAAGAGCTAGAAGAATCTAGAGAGAATGGGGATGGGTTAGGTAAACTTTAgaattttttagatttttctaaCACCAACCTTTAATTTAGGATTGGCCTTTTTGAGGGTCATCATACGTTCGTACAGTCCGGGGACATTATCCTTGGTCTCATCGTTGGACTCATAAGAACTCAGCTTGTTCTTCTTCAGCCATCCGAAAGCGAAGATAATGTGGGTGCAGAGATCGGCTGGAATGTCCTCCGGAACGAACTTGCCAATCTTGACACGGTACTGCGACCAGTTGGTGTAGTAGCACACAATCTTTGGCGTTCCATCGTCCACCTTAGTCTTCTTGCCCTTTAGTGAAGATCCACTGGCCACGAGAGCAGTTCCTCCAGCTGCTAcggctgctcctccagctgcagctgctcccaATTTCGCCTTGGAACGAAGGCGTGTACGACGAGCACTTGTGGTGGTGGCGGAGGTGATCTGGTCAATACGCTTCTCAGCCTCTGGAGCCTCAGTGGACTTCTTAGACTCGATGAGGTTGCTCCTCGAGGAGCTGACCGATGTTGTGGGACGCCGCAGTCGACGACGTGTCTTGGCTGGagattaattaaatttgaaatattaattatattcataTGATATTTTTAGGTGCTTAGTTTACTTTCAGATAACTGAACCACATCTTTGCAAGTTATTAAATTCCTAATATGCCAGTTGTAAGTCATTTATTGTTCAACAGCCTCCCATCTGAATGAGAGGTCCGCCCACATTTAACCCACCACGTGATCAAATTGACCTTGCCCCAATTGCACAATTCGTGATGGAAGCGGCGGCTTCACTGTACAGGTACGGTAGCTGACACCTGCCATCCAAGTGAGCTCCCCATCAGCCGACAATGTGGCAATGGTAATGACGGGTTGCCGCAATCTCGATCTTAATCGCGATCGCAATGGCAATTGCGATGGATTGTCAACCACTTGCGATCGACGAGTGCcgataatttcaaattaatgtCTCTTCAGCTGAATCCATCGAAAGTCGTGACGGGATTTACTGAATTCTGTCTTAATAATTAAGATATCGAACGTAGATTACTCTTGAGCCTTTACAGATAAACATAcaattatatgtataaatggAATGTCTAAATGGAGACGCTGGCTTGTCGGACCCGGTTTCTGTTGTATTTGTCAGTTTAATTTCGCTAAATGAAGTGGTATTGTTGCAGCAGAAATAACAATGCAAAATTATTGCTAAAcctgtttaaatatttcatttaatagccgtatcttttgcatttttccacTGCGCAAGCCCACACACAACACAACCATACTAAATATGGTTGGTAATGGGGAGGTTGCTGTAGTACGAGGTACGCCTTCGCCTTCGGATATTATTAGCTAGCGAGGAATTAGTTGCTGCTTGGTCACTCGAATCCCAACTGGGGATATAGCTCAGTGGTAGAGCATTCGACTGCAGATCGAGAGGTCCCCGGTTCAAACCCGGGTGTCCCCTTGGTAAACCTTTTTGTTGCTCCCCCCAGTCCGAATACaaagtatatttttttctgatcactcgttattattggtttttctagGAGTGGTCAGGTTTATTATCAGCCCCTTAATGTTCTTATTTTAGGCAGTAACAAAGATAATTAGCTCATGGAACCTTTGTTGGAGCACGCAGCCACACTTGGGGATATAGCTCAGTGGTAGAGCATTCGACTGCAGATCGAGAGGTCCCCGGTTCAAACCCGGGTGTCCCCTAGGTAAACTTTTTTCCCATCTGCCTAATATTATGGTCTTACTTTTGCTACATTTCTTCATATTCAGTACTTATGATTTCTTTTATGTTACTAAATTAATTGTGCCCTTTTTGCCTAAATACCTgtactaaaatatatatttattgagcaaaacttgtttattttttagctCCGCTACAAGACCGAATGATATTTTTATGCCCAGCGGAGGGTTAAATTCTTGAATGCTACTATCAAACATGTTGGGTTGCAACCACAACAGCAACTCTAGCGGTAAAATGCTATTCTAGTCACAAAAAGCCAACGTGGGGATATAGCTCAGTGGTAGAGCATTCGACTGCAGATCGAGAGGTCCCCGGTTCAAACCCGGGTGTCCCCTtgttttttgcaattttcttattattcacacacttattgttatgttttctACATATTGTGTATTATATTTCCTTTTGGCTTAAAATGTAACTCTAAGATTGTTGAAATAATTTTAGTGCGAGTTCTCGATTATTTTTGTTGAGTTTAGACACTTGCCTGACACAGCCCGGCTAGCTCAGTCGGTAGAGCATGAGACTCTTAATCTCAGGGTCGTGGGTTCgagccccacgttgggcgaaTTATTTTTTAGTTCACACAGAAGCTCAGGGATTTTGCAATTGTTCTTGcttaacatattttaaaaatataagttaGATATTTTCATGTTCATATATTTCAAAGGTACGCCAGCCAAATAAATAGCAACTTATGAAATGTGAAGGATTTATTTATCAACatggcaaatatatatatacttttaaaGGATCGAATAATTATCAAAAAAGCTAttcgcccaacgtggggctcGAACCCACGACCCTGAGATTAAGAGTCTCATGCTCTACCGACTGAGCTAGCCGGGCTACGTGATTGAAGGCGACCAAATTGGTGGGACAGTCTGAGGATCGAAAATTtctcaattaatttttaaagtaaTGACTTCTTTCGCCCAATTATTGGGCATAATAATGACCTGTTTTATTAATGATACCTTTATTTGCCAACTGTGCACCATTTTACAAATTAGCTTTTTGAACATAAAAATAGATAATTAATTGCAAGATGTTAGGGCTACCACTTTTTTAAGCcgtttggtttatttttcaATACGTTTTAATTATCTGCCCTAATTAAGATTTAACGTTGAGTTAATGGGTTTGTCTGCCACGCCCTTCTGCCTTTCTCCTAATGAACTTTACGGGTTAAACAAGAATTGCTTATGTGTTATGTGATAGTGATGCAGATAAACGCAATCACAACATTGCAGtaacaacaatagaaataaaagaacaatTACTTATCAATTTCCGGCTAGACCCGTAAGAAgaaactaaaaataatatgAAGTTACGCCCACACATC is from Drosophila melanogaster chromosome 3L and encodes:
- the PAN3 gene encoding Poly(A) specific ribonuclease subunit PAN3, isoform O; translation: MPVYTAAMDPIFFSPTNGIPSESKLATYMVTPQSPEFIPTRLGSTPNFYAPYHNAPMQLSNGLNGVNGLTAAAAAAAAAAAAAAAAVPSSTSSASSASVTISKTANGGASMLALQKTASIASVTIAQQQPQHPQKQQQHPPSVGGGAVSAASAPIAISGAPPNPAAAPFVSSMSAQTPLKGRGAMMRQESPTAAMISGAGPGEKSPPHGMTPHGASPIPSALPTSVHQENVGGTIYFYPTANAQNSQPVVNSMVVDGTHPALHGVSAVAPMSAGVPAAMMYTGHVYPGPSSNVVTMQPKTLLESAFFMPDEMRAEVLARNEISNLIMDAAEAAQHALPLEVENYHALYPLEPPAQPLHAKLTFPATTYRATHNTTGYKYCLRRIHGFRLQSTKCMTLVEMWKKLQHTNVVQLREVFTTKAFGDNSLVLVYDYHPGSQTLLAKYFTPAPETNGYTDPFQGEARPFSHKSNMQRTSNGPLLPEATIWSIIMQLTAGLKAIHHAGLACKVLDPTKIIVTGKRVRFSSCCISDITQFDPNASNPLALVNMHQQDDLTALGRLVLALACRCLQSVQRDNVQSSIDMVTRNYSTDLRNFIVYLFTTNNRRSVTDLMPMIGARFYTQLDALQSKIDMQEDELAKEMENGRLYRILVKLNSINERPDFNLDCTWSETGDRYMLKLFRDYLFHSVTEDGRPWLDHAHIVQCLNKLDAGSIERVQLMSRDEQSVLIVSYAELKNCLENAFSELMSSAAN
- the PAN3 gene encoding Poly(A) specific ribonuclease subunit PAN3, isoform L; this translates as MSTFLNNFFPADTAAMDPIFFSPTNGIPSESKLATYMVTPQSPEFIPTRLGSTPNFYAPYHNAPMQLSNGLNGVNGLTAAAAAAAAAAAAAAAAVPSSTSSASSASVTISKTANGGASMLALQKTASIASVTIAQQQPQHPQKQQQHPPSVGGGAVSAASAPIAISGAPPNPAAAPFVSSMSAQTPLKGRGAMMRQESPTAAMISGAGPGEKSPPHGMTPHGASPIPSALPTSVHQENVGGTIYFYPTANAQNSQPVVNSMVVDGTHPALHGVSAVAPMSAGVPAAMMYTGHVYPGPSSNVVTMQPKTLLESAFFMPDEMRAEVLARNEISNLIMDAAEAAQHALPLEVENYHALYPLEPPAQPLHAKLTFPATTYRATHNTTGYKYCLRRIHGFRLQSTKCMTLVEMWKKLQHTNVVQLREVFTTKAFGDNSLVLVYDYHPGSQTLLAKYFTPAPETNGYTDPFQGEARPFSHKSNMQRTSNGPLLPEATIWSIIMQLTAGLKAIHHAGLACKVLDPTKIIVTGKRVRFSSCCISDITQFDPNASNPLALVNMHQQDDLTALGRLVLALACRCLQSVQRDNVQSSIDMVTRNYSTDLRNFIVYLFTTNNRRSVTDLMPMIGARFYTQLDALQSKIDMQEDELAKEMENGRLYRILVKLNSINERPDFNLDCTWSETGDRYMLKLFRDYLFHSVTEDGRPWLDHAHIVQCLNKLDAGSIERVQLMSRDEQSVLIVSYAELKNCLENAFSELMSSAAN